AAGTCGAATTCTGATCGGTAAGGAAAGATTGCTTTcaggaaaaaataaaatagggATGTCTTGTTTTGGAGCAGCAAATTAAACAATGAAATGTTGCTGTGGATGCCattattatattcattattttattctgTAAAGGTACGATGTCAATATATGATTCTGAATTAAATTTCTACACTTGTAATCGAATACTGTCAAAGTGGGAAGCATTAAATCTCCACTGAAATTTTTGTGCCTTCGTTGCTGTCAACCATATCAATCTCATCCTAAAACGCGCTTTCTTACTAGTGAAGAACAACTGAAAAATGACGTCAAGCCACCGTATGTATGTGCTATTTTAAGTCTCtctatataataaatattagagAACATTacactttaatattttataatttgcgTGTtttattaaagaaatttgaattttttttttcacttaatagtctatattattatattattaatatttaaaaataaaattaaaaaataatgttaatgtatatTGATATGATAAGTCTTCTTCTACTCTTAAACTTGCTTGACAACTGAGCTCTATCTATTTGCTTTATATAAGAGTTGCTGATTTCTTTACAATAGAAGtaaattttaacttattttattttctctcatttttactGACTTGGCACTAGATGGAATGATTATATACAGTTAAATATATTAGACTCAATTGCTACACTAATTTAAAAGTATAAGGAGACTTATCATGTCAATATATATTAATCTCGTTTagcaattttattcttaagtgctcacaatgtaataatataaatatttaaatatatataaaatattcaaatccttattaataaaacatgcaaATCACCaagtattaaaatattttttttgaatATTATATACCAAGATAAATATGTGTAGAATACCAACATCAATGCCAAAacatcaaattaaatattataattttttggtGGAATAGTATTAAAGGAGTTTTTGAAATTATAGTATATTATagcaattataaatttttattcaatgATTTTAAAATTgtctttaaaattaaattatatattctcATGTGATTGTATAAACATGAACTACCACATTTATATATATAACCATAACCTTTAAATTTTGAAGTTAAAGCAGGACGAGCCGTGCGATTTAAATCATTCGAATTTGGATTATTTCAGGTttgaactgttttttttttttttttttttttttttgacaaattCCTTTCAACTTGTGAATTGATCCAATTCACAAGATTTTGGGTAAATTTAGGAGTCGTTTTCaaatcaaaatattatttttaaaaaataataatttttattcatttacttTTGATTAAAAATCAGCTTGATCGGATAATCTCAAATGGGTTAATTACCGATCAAATCAcgtgaatcatgatgttaaatttcaaCTGAACCCGCCCTTACTTATACAAGTCAATATAATTTCAATCATTTTAAATTGTATGTGTCACTTAGTCGGATAGGATCCAATCGAGTTGCTGAATTTAATTAAATCTATTAgctctatttaaatttaaaataaatattaaaagtttattaaaattaaattttcgtttttaaaaaataaattaattatatattagatAATGAAATCACAAccattgattaaaaaaaaatcgaAAGATTAAGATTGTATGAATATTGTAGGAGGGCTTACTTGTTCATTTATCacttatgattattattatttatctTCATCCTCTGCTAACAACTGATTGTTTTATTTTCCACGGCTACTAAGGCGGTTGCTTGCCGCTTGCTTCCCTTGTACCTATGTCCAAAAGGCTATACGTTAGCTAATTAATTAAGCCTTTACTTCATGATTTCGCAACCAACAGCTCCAATTCAACATCCATCAACATTATCCTTTGACATCTTATAGACTGGGCCCTTAGATATGATGATCATCAAATTTTTACTTTGAGTGGATAAGAACAAATGTTTGTCTATATAAATGAAGTAATTGCCAATGTTTCGGTCACACTCTTATCAGTTATTCTCATTGTAATTACCCTCTTATTATCAATTAGATTCTCACACCCACATCTTCATTCCATGGCAACCCACCATAATAACATGCCCTTTCTTCTTGAAAGAAAGGATGTTGAGCTTGTTAAACCAGCGAAACCTACCCCCTTTGAAGTTCTTTCTTTCTCTAGTATCGATAATGATCGTAACCTTGAGCTTTTATGTCAAAGCATTTATGTATACCAAGCAAAGCCCATTCTTTCTAATGGTAATGCTCATCATCGTGATGGTATTGCATCAAAGTTTAATTGTAAAGGAGCAGACTCAGACCCTGCCTGTGTGATTAAAGATGCCATTTCCAATGTTTTAGTGCAGTACTATCCTCTAGCTGGAAAGCTCAAGAGGAATAGTGATGGTAGACTAAATATCACCTGCAGTGGAGATGGTGTGCCATTCTTGGAGGCAACTGCTAATTGCCAGCTTTCTTCTCTTCATTACTTGGATGGTATTGATGTTGACATTGCCAAACAATTTGTTTTTGATTTTCCATCAAAGATTGAGTCTGGTTATTACCCTCTAGTATTTCAGGTGACCAAATTTTCATGTGGGGGTTTCACTATTGGAATGGGCTTATCACACTCAGTGTGTGATGGGTTTGGTGCATCTCAATTTTTCAGAGCCATGGCCGAGTTTGCAAGTGGAAAGACTGAGCCTACGTTAAAACCCGTGTGGGAAAGGGAAAGACTGGTAGGAAAAGCTACTCAGGAACCTTTACCCCCAATAGTTGAAAGCGCTGGTTTAGCAAAATCGCCATATTTGCCAACGACTGACATCTTGCATGAATGCTTTTACGTGAACAGTGAGAGTATAAGAAGACTGAAAATGAACCTAATGCAGGAATTACGTGATGAGAATGGAGTAACGAAAGAAAGTTTCTCCACTCTTGAAGTGCTTGGTGCCTACATTTGGAGGTCAAGGTTTAGAGCTTTCAAGCTGAACCCAGATGGGAAAACCATCTTCTTCTTAACTATGGGGATAAGGCAACTTTTGAATCCACCTTTGCCTAGTGGGTACTATGGAAATGCCATTTCATCTTCAACTGTGGACTTAATGGGTAGGAATCTCAATGAAGGACCACTTTCTGAAGCTGTCAAACTCATCAAAGAAAGCAAGAAACTTGCTTCTAATTCAGACTACATTTGGAATCGCATAAATATTATGGAGACATTAATAGAGAAAAATATCAAGATTGAAGCTGGGAGTGGTGCAGTCATGGTTTTGACAGATTGGAGGCAACTGGGTCTGTTGGAGGAAGTAGATTTTGGATGGAAGGCTGCAGTGAACATAATCCCAGTGCCATGGAACATGTTTGGTTATGTGGATTTGTGTATTTTCTTGCCGCCTTCCAATTTGGATAGTTCAATGAAAGGTGGAGTTAGAGTGCTTATTTCTCTCCCAAGAGCTGCTATGCCCAAGTTCAAGGAAGAGATGGATGCCCTCTTGCAGCTGGGAGATGAAGAGGCTAATCCCTAACTGCCATAATAAATTGGTGCAACAAAGTTTATTTATCTGCATTAATTAATTGTCTCATTTCTATTTTACTTTCAATTGAATCAGACTAATGAAAACTCTTTTTTATTTTCCGAGtgcactaaattaaatatgcatCCAAATAACAAAGAGAAACAGAAATAAATTTATACAAATATATACATAAACATATAAGTATTCAATAATTTGATAAAGTATCACCTAATTAAACGCACAACTTACATTTAAAAATTGTCATCTTGTTCTGTACAAACTATCTACGTAGCACCTTATTGCGCCTCAAACATCATAACACAGAATTTAAGTAAATAACCATAAATTTTATCAGCTTAAATAGAATAAAAAATCCTTAGATAAAGTAAACAATTATATtcgattataataattttttattttttttcataatttaacaATTAGATTCATTTTAAGAAGGCATTAAAAAAACAATAGTCTAAAAGTAGATAGAAATGTGTGTGACTCTGAAAAATAAGAGTTAAATAAGTTCAAAATTAAGGTTTAGACTAAATAAATCATTGTACTTTCTAATTAAGGCTAAATAAGTTCTCattcaataaaatattattttttaaataataaaatattatttttttcctaatttttaaatattaaaaattatttattattttaaataaaataaaatttaataaaaaaagaaattaaagaacagataaataaaagttatttaatattatattattactttaatattttattattaaaaataaaatataatattttattattaaaaaaataatattttattaagtgaTGACTAATTTGGCCTTAATTAAAAAGAATAAGGCTTGTTTAGCTCAAAACTTAACTTTggacttattttattttttttacaaataCTACTGTTAAAGTATATTATTATatacaatttaaaaaattattattattaagaagtacataaaaaaataattttcaattgATGCTCAAAGCATCCTTCCCTATCAACTTTATGAAGAATAGCAACTAATAGCTTCACCTAAGTCCTTATCATATAGTAGGCTAATTTGCCCATTTGAACCCAATCAGGTCAATCAGTTTATGAACTACCCAACCGATTCACGTGGGTTGATTCCAGTTTATGTAATCTAAGGGTTTCAAATTGAACCAAATAGATTACTAGTTTGATTCCCTGTAAAACCAATATGCTTGGCTAGTCTAGTTCAGTTCTAACaactataataataattaattagtttTGAAAGTATTGTAACTTTTGCCTCGCATAGAGAAGAAAATAGAGCAATCCAAAGTTTTTGTCTGTGGAATCCACAAATGTTGCTACTTTGAATTCTAGATTACTCAAATTATTAGCTGCTATGATATTTTTCGATTTTCTTTATTATTCTTTGGCAAAAGGTTATTTTAGGCCCTTAGGAAAAAAGCAAAAGGTCATATAAGCCCTTATCAagcattttgaatcatttgagccctcaagttttaaaaaaattagcaaaaaaGGCCAATTATTTGAAAAAAGTGAATTAAGAGGTCCAAAATACAATCATGCGGCTACGTGGATGTGGATGTCCATTAACAATGCATTTTGTTCTGTTAATAAGTTCATGAATATGAAGAACAGAAGTGCAATCCATCCACACCTCCTTCTCTCTCTAAATTCATCTATGTTAGTAAGAAGAAAGCCTGAAGATCATCCTCATATTCGTATCAATGAAGGAATTTCAAATAGGAAAAGATATATAGAAGAAAATCTAGCATTTGTTTTTTTGCTACTTTTTACTTAGTAATTTTGTATTGAAAAGAAAATCTCAACTTTACATCACTTAACTataagattttttttcttttttcttttttaaggaAAAAAGTGTTTCCAGTTCAAAAATTTGCCTCATCCTCGGCAATTTTTACCAAAAACTTCAAAATTAAGTATTTAGGATCATCTTTAATTTTCTCTTTGTCCTTGGTTTCAAAGACACTGTAAACCCCATCATTTTTCGATACCGGAATATCTGTCATTGATGGAATATTT
This is a stretch of genomic DNA from Hevea brasiliensis isolate MT/VB/25A 57/8 chromosome 12, ASM3005281v1, whole genome shotgun sequence. It encodes these proteins:
- the LOC110660384 gene encoding spermidine sinapoyl-CoA acyltransferase, which codes for MATHHNNMPFLLERKDVELVKPAKPTPFEVLSFSSIDNDRNLELLCQSIYVYQAKPILSNGNAHHRDGIASKFNCKGADSDPACVIKDAISNVLVQYYPLAGKLKRNSDGRLNITCSGDGVPFLEATANCQLSSLHYLDGIDVDIAKQFVFDFPSKIESGYYPLVFQVTKFSCGGFTIGMGLSHSVCDGFGASQFFRAMAEFASGKTEPTLKPVWERERLVGKATQEPLPPIVESAGLAKSPYLPTTDILHECFYVNSESIRRLKMNLMQELRDENGVTKESFSTLEVLGAYIWRSRFRAFKLNPDGKTIFFLTMGIRQLLNPPLPSGYYGNAISSSTVDLMGRNLNEGPLSEAVKLIKESKKLASNSDYIWNRINIMETLIEKNIKIEAGSGAVMVLTDWRQLGLLEEVDFGWKAAVNIIPVPWNMFGYVDLCIFLPPSNLDSSMKGGVRVLISLPRAAMPKFKEEMDALLQLGDEEANP